The Coffea arabica cultivar ET-39 chromosome 1e, Coffea Arabica ET-39 HiFi, whole genome shotgun sequence genome has a window encoding:
- the LOC140021661 gene encoding DEAD-box ATP-dependent RNA helicase 16-like, giving the protein MLQSAAGYVHRIGRTGRAYNTGASVSLVSSEENDMFEGIKSFIGESDNVNSNFIAPFPLLTKNAVEGLRYRAEVYDCYGLLGWRSCICGHVKCAFPDVTYLFPKELAQLTCEKDIWAHNLAEWNRAM; this is encoded by the exons ATGCTTCAAAGTGCTGCGGGATATGTACATCGAATTGGCCGTACTGGAAGAGCGTATAACACTGGTGCATCTGTCTCTCTG GTGTCCTCTGAGGAGAATGACATGTTTGAAGGTATTAAATCCTTCATCGGTGAAAGTGATAACGTGAACTCCAATTTTATAGCTCCATTTCCATTGCTCACTAAGAATGCTGTGGAGGGCTTGAGATATAGAGCTGAG GTTTACGATTGTTACGGCTTATTGGGTTGGAGAAGCTGCATCTGTGGCCATGTAAAATGTGCATTTCCTGATGTGACATACCTCTTTCCG AAAGAACTTGCTCAACTTACTTGTGAAAAAGACATATGGGCACACAATCTGGCGGAATGGAACAG AGCAATGTGA
- the LOC113736033 gene encoding squamosa promoter-binding-like protein 1 isoform X1 codes for MEARTRLGLGGQAELLTRAVGSGDSKAAANKRSNLEWDLNDWKWDEDLFLATPLINSSSTTSPLINYHPQQSTHFFPLETGGVNNHYHHLDVAAGSSSSTSSSCSDEFKNLGGGVGAGSRRELDKRRRVLVVRDDNLEDEAAPASLALKLNSRGGRDCYTPECERDASGKKTKAAATAASRAICQVEDCKADLTKAKDYHRRHKVCEMHSKASRALVANVMQRFCQQCSRFHALQEFDEGKRSCRRRLAGHNKRRRKTQPDPMANETSSNDSQASGYLLMCIVKILSHIHSGKTNQTDDQELLSHLLRSLGGHGALHGDKDISRLLQLPQNFPNNGAEMVSALLANGTQGLPISKHPEMSQNILHNRDVQVEDLPTSSSQPTQSSVAYVQVNENHVERNKLNNFDLNDAYIDLEAAIEDLERSPVPVDVAPSNLEYHSWMRQNSHQSSPPQTSGNSDSASAPSPSSSSADARSRTDRIVFKLFGKQPSDFPGSLRGQILDWLSHSPTDIESYIRPGCIVLTIYLCTSVLAWEELSHNLGSSLSRLLNVSDDGSFWRTGWIYARVQNRIVFICSGRIVVETSLPSQSSYYGAIVSVKPIAVPPSERAEFTITGVNLSRPSTRILGALRGTYVLFEDNGQSLEHIDSFKEHDELQCLNFACSIPVVTGRGFLELEDLGLSSSFFPFIVAEKDVCSEIRMLESEMELPETDCLGVKTESRKLGMDFIHEFGWLLHRSQLKSKLGHSDQNSHPFAFTRFKWIIQFSADHGWCAVVKKLLDLLLDGNIGAREQPLLSSAMFEMGLLHRAVRRNSRPLVELLLRYVPERIANELSLEYASLVGSEGSPLFRPDAVGPAGLTPLHVAAGTDGSEDVLNALTNDPGQVAVEAWKNARDNNGFTPEDYARLRGHYSYVHLVRRKIHKKILVGHVAVVDISNAVSSGWTKQNEGEEARKTSFEIARSEIGSAGLHRCRLCDRKFVATGGGNGSPLYRPGMLSMVAIAAVCVCVALLFKSSPEVLFVFRPFRWEMLDYGSW; via the exons ATGGAGGCAAGAACGAGACTTGGACTTGGAGGCCAAGCTGAGCTTCTTACTCGTGCTGTGGGTTCTGGGGATTCGAAGGCGGCGGCCAACAAGAGGAGTAATTTGGAGTGGGATCTTAATGACTGGAAATGGGACGAGGATCTATTCCTCGCTACCCCTCTCATCAACTCTTCTTCTACTACTAGTCCCTTGATTAATTATCATCCTCAGCAAAGCACGCACTTTTTCCCTCTTGAAACTGGAGGAGTTAATAATCATTATCATCATCTTGATGTTGCTGCTGGATCTTCCTCCAGCACCTCATCCTCATGCTCAGATGAATTCAAGAACCTTGGCGGAGGGGTGGGGGCCGGGTCAAGAAGGGAATTGGACAAGCGGAGGAGGGTTCTCGTGGTTCGCGATGACAATTTGGAGGATGAGGCCGCTCCTGCTAGTCTTGCTCTCAAGCTTAACAGTCGTGGTGGACGAGACTGCTATACCCCCGAGTGCGAGAGAGATGCTTCCGGGAAGAAGACCAAGGCTGCTGCTACTGCTGCAAGCCGTGCGATTTGCCAAGTTGAGGATTGCAAGGCCGATCTGACCAAGGCCAAGGATTACCACAGGCGCCATAAAGTTTGCGAGATGCACTCCAAAGCCAGTAGGGCTCTTGTTGCCAATGTTATGCAGCGTTTCTGCCAGCAGTGCAGTAG GTTTCATGCACTTCAGGAGTTTGATGAAGGGAAGCGGAGTTGTCGTAGACGATTAGCTGGTCATAACAAAAGGAGGAGGAAAACGCAACCTGATCCCATGGCAAATGAAACTTCCTCGAATGATAGCCAAGCTAGTGGTTATTTGTTGATGTGCATAGTCAAGATACTCTCACACATCCACT CCGGTAAAACAAACCAAACAGATGATCAGGAATTACTGTCTCATCTTCTAAGAAGCCTTGGTGGCCATGGTGCCTTACATGGGGACAAAGACATATCTCGTCTTCTGCAGCTACCTCAAAACTTCCCAAATAATGGAGCAGAAATGGTATCTGCCCTGCTTGCTAATGGTACTCAAGGCCTGCCAATCTCCAAACACCCTGAGATGTCACAGAACATACTACACAACCGTGATGTGCAGGTTGAAGATTTGCCAACCTCATCCTCGCAGCCCACTCAAAGTTCTGTAGCTTATGTACAAGTAAATGAAAATCATGTGGAGAGGAATAAGTTGAATAATTTTGATTTGAATGATGCTTATATTGATTTGGAGGCAGCCATAGAAGATTTAGAGAGGTCACCAGTCCCTGTTGACGTAGCTCCTAGTAACCTTGAATACCATTCATGGATGCGACAGAATTCTCATCAATCAAGTCCTCCTCAAACAAGTGGCAATTCAGATTCAGCTTCAGCTCCGTCGCCTTCTAGTTCCAGTGCAGATGCTCGG AGTCGGACAGATCGTATTGTTTTCAAGCTCTTTGGGAAACAACCAAGTGATTTTCCAGGTTCATTACGGGGACAG ATTCTTGATTGGTTATCTCACAGTCCTACTGACATTGAGAGCTACATTAGGCCTGGTTGTATTGTCTTAACAATATATCTTTGTACATCTGTGTTGGCATGGGAGGAG CTTTCTCATAATTTGGGCTCCAGTTTGAGTAGGCTTCTTAATGTCTCTGATGATGGCTCTTTCTGGAGAACTGGATGGATTTATGCAAGGGTGCAGAACCGAATTGTTTTTATATGCAGTG GTCGTATTGTTGTAGAAACATCCTTACCTTCACAAAGCAGCTATTATGGTGCAATTGTGAGTGTCAAACCCATTGCTGTACCACCATCTGAGAGAGCTGAATTCACAATTACAGGCGTTAATCTGTCAAGGCCCTCCACAAG GATACTAGGTGCTCTAAGAGGAACTTATGTGCTTTTTGAAGATAATGGGCAGTCACTTGAACATATTGACAGCTTTAAGGAGCATGATGAGCTTCAATGCTTAAATTTTGCGTGTTCTATCCCTGTAGTGACTGGAAGAGGATTCCTTGAG CTTGAAGATCTGGGCCTTAGTAGCagcttttttccttttatagttGCTGAAAAGGATGTTTGCTCTGAGATCCGTATGCTTGAAAGTGAAATGGAATTACCTGAGACAGATTGTCTTGGTGTGAAAACCGAAAGTAGAAAATTGGGCATGGATTTTATACATGAATTTGGTTGGCTTCTCCATAGAAGTCAGTTGAAGTCTAAACTAGGGCACTCAGATCAAAATTCTCATCCTTTTGCTTTCACACGATTCAAGTGGATTATACAGTTCTCAGCAGACCATGGTTGGTGTGCTGTCGTGAAGAAACTCCTAGATCTTCTTCTTGATGGTAATATAGGTGCAAGAGAGCAGCCTTTGTTAAGTTCTGCAATGTTTGAGATGGGTCTCCTTCACAGAGCAGTGAGAAGAAATTCCAGGCCTTTGGTGGAGCTACTATTAAGATATGTCCCAGAGAGAATTGCAAATGAACTGAGTTTGGAATACGCTTCTTTGGTTGGTAGTGAAGGAAGCCCGTTGTTTAGACCTGATGCAGTGGGTCCAGCAGGGTTAACTCCTCTTCATGTCGCAGCTGGTACAGATGGGTCTGAGGATGTACTGAATGCATTGACTAATGATCCTGGACAG GTGGCAGTTGAAGCATGGAAAAATGCTCGTGACAACAATGGTTTCACCCCTGAAGATTATGCTCGGCTGAGAGGACACTACTCTTACGTCCACCTGGTCCGGAGGAAGATccacaaaaaaattttggttgggCATGTGGCGGTTGTCGATATTTCAAACGCAGTCTCTAGTGGTTGGACGAAGCAAAATGAAGGAGAGGAGGCAAGAAAGACCAGCTTTGAAATTGCAAGGTCTGAGATAGGTTCAGCTGGGCTCCATCGTTGTAGGCTTTGTGATAGAAAATTTGTTGCTACAGGAGGTGGCAATGGTTCTCCTCTCTACAGACCGGGCATGCTCTCAATGGTAGCTATAGCTGCAGTCTGCGTGTGTGTGGCACTGCTGTTTAAAAGCTCACCTGAAGTTCTATTTGTGTTCCGCCCCTTCAGGTGGGAAATGTTGGACTACGGTTCTTGGTGA
- the LOC113736033 gene encoding squamosa promoter-binding-like protein 1 isoform X2 has translation MEARTRLGLGGQAELLTRAVGSGDSKAAANKRSNLEWDLNDWKWDEDLFLATPLINSSSTTSPLINYHPQQSTHFFPLETGGVNNHYHHLDVAAGSSSSTSSSCSDEFKNLGGGVGAGSRRELDKRRRVLVVRDDNLEDEAAPASLALKLNSRGGRDCYTPECERDASGKKTKAAATAASRAICQVEDCKADLTKAKDYHRRHKVCEMHSKASRALVANVMQRFCQQCSRFHALQEFDEGKRSCRRRLAGHNKRRRKTQPDPMANETSSNDSQASGYLLMCIVKILSHIHSGKTNQTDDQELLSHLLRSLGGHGALHGDKDISRLLQLPQNFPNNGAEMVSALLANGTQGLPISKHPEMSQNILHNRDVQVEDLPTSSSQPTQSSVAYVQVNENHVERNKLNNFDLNDAYIDLEAAIEDLERSPVPVDVAPSNLEYHSWMRQNSHQSSPPQTSGNSDSASAPSPSSSSADARSRTDRIVFKLFGKQPSDFPGSLRGQLSHNLGSSLSRLLNVSDDGSFWRTGWIYARVQNRIVFICSGRIVVETSLPSQSSYYGAIVSVKPIAVPPSERAEFTITGVNLSRPSTRILGALRGTYVLFEDNGQSLEHIDSFKEHDELQCLNFACSIPVVTGRGFLELEDLGLSSSFFPFIVAEKDVCSEIRMLESEMELPETDCLGVKTESRKLGMDFIHEFGWLLHRSQLKSKLGHSDQNSHPFAFTRFKWIIQFSADHGWCAVVKKLLDLLLDGNIGAREQPLLSSAMFEMGLLHRAVRRNSRPLVELLLRYVPERIANELSLEYASLVGSEGSPLFRPDAVGPAGLTPLHVAAGTDGSEDVLNALTNDPGQVAVEAWKNARDNNGFTPEDYARLRGHYSYVHLVRRKIHKKILVGHVAVVDISNAVSSGWTKQNEGEEARKTSFEIARSEIGSAGLHRCRLCDRKFVATGGGNGSPLYRPGMLSMVAIAAVCVCVALLFKSSPEVLFVFRPFRWEMLDYGSW, from the exons ATGGAGGCAAGAACGAGACTTGGACTTGGAGGCCAAGCTGAGCTTCTTACTCGTGCTGTGGGTTCTGGGGATTCGAAGGCGGCGGCCAACAAGAGGAGTAATTTGGAGTGGGATCTTAATGACTGGAAATGGGACGAGGATCTATTCCTCGCTACCCCTCTCATCAACTCTTCTTCTACTACTAGTCCCTTGATTAATTATCATCCTCAGCAAAGCACGCACTTTTTCCCTCTTGAAACTGGAGGAGTTAATAATCATTATCATCATCTTGATGTTGCTGCTGGATCTTCCTCCAGCACCTCATCCTCATGCTCAGATGAATTCAAGAACCTTGGCGGAGGGGTGGGGGCCGGGTCAAGAAGGGAATTGGACAAGCGGAGGAGGGTTCTCGTGGTTCGCGATGACAATTTGGAGGATGAGGCCGCTCCTGCTAGTCTTGCTCTCAAGCTTAACAGTCGTGGTGGACGAGACTGCTATACCCCCGAGTGCGAGAGAGATGCTTCCGGGAAGAAGACCAAGGCTGCTGCTACTGCTGCAAGCCGTGCGATTTGCCAAGTTGAGGATTGCAAGGCCGATCTGACCAAGGCCAAGGATTACCACAGGCGCCATAAAGTTTGCGAGATGCACTCCAAAGCCAGTAGGGCTCTTGTTGCCAATGTTATGCAGCGTTTCTGCCAGCAGTGCAGTAG GTTTCATGCACTTCAGGAGTTTGATGAAGGGAAGCGGAGTTGTCGTAGACGATTAGCTGGTCATAACAAAAGGAGGAGGAAAACGCAACCTGATCCCATGGCAAATGAAACTTCCTCGAATGATAGCCAAGCTAGTGGTTATTTGTTGATGTGCATAGTCAAGATACTCTCACACATCCACT CCGGTAAAACAAACCAAACAGATGATCAGGAATTACTGTCTCATCTTCTAAGAAGCCTTGGTGGCCATGGTGCCTTACATGGGGACAAAGACATATCTCGTCTTCTGCAGCTACCTCAAAACTTCCCAAATAATGGAGCAGAAATGGTATCTGCCCTGCTTGCTAATGGTACTCAAGGCCTGCCAATCTCCAAACACCCTGAGATGTCACAGAACATACTACACAACCGTGATGTGCAGGTTGAAGATTTGCCAACCTCATCCTCGCAGCCCACTCAAAGTTCTGTAGCTTATGTACAAGTAAATGAAAATCATGTGGAGAGGAATAAGTTGAATAATTTTGATTTGAATGATGCTTATATTGATTTGGAGGCAGCCATAGAAGATTTAGAGAGGTCACCAGTCCCTGTTGACGTAGCTCCTAGTAACCTTGAATACCATTCATGGATGCGACAGAATTCTCATCAATCAAGTCCTCCTCAAACAAGTGGCAATTCAGATTCAGCTTCAGCTCCGTCGCCTTCTAGTTCCAGTGCAGATGCTCGG AGTCGGACAGATCGTATTGTTTTCAAGCTCTTTGGGAAACAACCAAGTGATTTTCCAGGTTCATTACGGGGACAG CTTTCTCATAATTTGGGCTCCAGTTTGAGTAGGCTTCTTAATGTCTCTGATGATGGCTCTTTCTGGAGAACTGGATGGATTTATGCAAGGGTGCAGAACCGAATTGTTTTTATATGCAGTG GTCGTATTGTTGTAGAAACATCCTTACCTTCACAAAGCAGCTATTATGGTGCAATTGTGAGTGTCAAACCCATTGCTGTACCACCATCTGAGAGAGCTGAATTCACAATTACAGGCGTTAATCTGTCAAGGCCCTCCACAAG GATACTAGGTGCTCTAAGAGGAACTTATGTGCTTTTTGAAGATAATGGGCAGTCACTTGAACATATTGACAGCTTTAAGGAGCATGATGAGCTTCAATGCTTAAATTTTGCGTGTTCTATCCCTGTAGTGACTGGAAGAGGATTCCTTGAG CTTGAAGATCTGGGCCTTAGTAGCagcttttttccttttatagttGCTGAAAAGGATGTTTGCTCTGAGATCCGTATGCTTGAAAGTGAAATGGAATTACCTGAGACAGATTGTCTTGGTGTGAAAACCGAAAGTAGAAAATTGGGCATGGATTTTATACATGAATTTGGTTGGCTTCTCCATAGAAGTCAGTTGAAGTCTAAACTAGGGCACTCAGATCAAAATTCTCATCCTTTTGCTTTCACACGATTCAAGTGGATTATACAGTTCTCAGCAGACCATGGTTGGTGTGCTGTCGTGAAGAAACTCCTAGATCTTCTTCTTGATGGTAATATAGGTGCAAGAGAGCAGCCTTTGTTAAGTTCTGCAATGTTTGAGATGGGTCTCCTTCACAGAGCAGTGAGAAGAAATTCCAGGCCTTTGGTGGAGCTACTATTAAGATATGTCCCAGAGAGAATTGCAAATGAACTGAGTTTGGAATACGCTTCTTTGGTTGGTAGTGAAGGAAGCCCGTTGTTTAGACCTGATGCAGTGGGTCCAGCAGGGTTAACTCCTCTTCATGTCGCAGCTGGTACAGATGGGTCTGAGGATGTACTGAATGCATTGACTAATGATCCTGGACAG GTGGCAGTTGAAGCATGGAAAAATGCTCGTGACAACAATGGTTTCACCCCTGAAGATTATGCTCGGCTGAGAGGACACTACTCTTACGTCCACCTGGTCCGGAGGAAGATccacaaaaaaattttggttgggCATGTGGCGGTTGTCGATATTTCAAACGCAGTCTCTAGTGGTTGGACGAAGCAAAATGAAGGAGAGGAGGCAAGAAAGACCAGCTTTGAAATTGCAAGGTCTGAGATAGGTTCAGCTGGGCTCCATCGTTGTAGGCTTTGTGATAGAAAATTTGTTGCTACAGGAGGTGGCAATGGTTCTCCTCTCTACAGACCGGGCATGCTCTCAATGGTAGCTATAGCTGCAGTCTGCGTGTGTGTGGCACTGCTGTTTAAAAGCTCACCTGAAGTTCTATTTGTGTTCCGCCCCTTCAGGTGGGAAATGTTGGACTACGGTTCTTGGTGA